A region of the Peredibacter starrii genome:
TTGTGTTCGAAAACTGTGTGTTTGAGAATTGCAGCTTCGAATTTTCACACCTTCGCAAGTGCAAGTTCAAGAATTGCAATTTCACAAATTGCACTTTTAAAGCCACTAGCTCAATAAATTCTAATTATGAAGACTGTGACCTAGATAAGGATATGTCTGATATGACTCAAACCGGCCGTAACCTGATTAGCTTCAGCCGCAAAGATGATTACACGACAGATATCTATATCGAATTGGCCATGGCCGCATAAATAACAAGGAGACAGCAATGAACCTGAGTTTTTACGGCCTAACTCTAATGATTAACGTGTTTGGTTTGGCGGTTCTGATTAAGGCCTACGGAATTTAGCCAACCAATGTTCGAGATTCCTACCCAAAGAACCCTGAGGTGTGCGCGACACCTCGGGGTTTTTACTTTTAGGACTAGTGATTAGTGATTAGTGATCTTAGCGTTTGCTGACGGCTTGTATTCGAAATTCCCTGGAGGAAAAGAAACATTCTCTTTGATATCGATCAGACGAATATTGGTCTTTGAACCATCCACTTTCGTAAGAATGATTTTCTCAAAGCCCTTCAATTCTTTAATCGACTTAGCGTCTTTAGCAGCTTGAAGCACAACTTCAGTAAAACCCATTTCTTTCTGGATCGTTTTCACGAAAGTCAGAGTCACTTCATTCTTATTGTACTTAGTTGTGAATAGCTTAGATTGCTCTACCCCATCTTTAACTGAATCAAGGAATTTGATGATCGGAAGGTTAGATGACTTCTGAATCGTCACTTGGTCCTTCTCTCCTTTCACAAATGCCGGTTGGAACAGCCAGCTCTTCTGAGGATTAACCACAAACAGAGTCGGGTTCGGCTGAGTCACTTCAAAACGAAGGTGGCCCGGAAACTTGTAATCAATTTTACCGAAGCTCTTACGCTCTTTTCCAGTCACTGACTTAAGAGTTTCTTCGTAATTAGCGCTGAATGAAGTGGGAACAAAGCTAGAGGCAAAAGAGAGAGTTGGGAGAAGTAATAGACCT
Encoded here:
- a CDS encoding LolA family protein, translated to MKLLLGLLLLPTLSFASSFVPTSFSANYEETLKSVTGKERKSFGKIDYKFPGHLRFEVTQPNPTLFVVNPQKSWLFQPAFVKGEKDQVTIQKSSNLPIIKFLDSVKDGVEQSKLFTTKYNKNEVTLTFVKTIQKEMGFTEVVLQAAKDAKSIKELKGFEKIILTKVDGSKTNIRLIDIKENVSFPPGNFEYKPSANAKITNH